In Erpetoichthys calabaricus chromosome 4, fErpCal1.3, whole genome shotgun sequence, one genomic interval encodes:
- the tmem182a gene encoding transmembrane protein 182: MKLSVALFFAGFFGAVGAVFFLLAFGTDYWLLASETCSAAGKRNDTPNTEPTERGDGMISSKEFHTTFHHEGFFWRCKFSGMFSEDDIWKFWFTNQPSSKVCMHAYLMPFPVSQQTHNATSYENAIIYRGFWSVFMLIGVTSIVLAGFFIICGAPFSSHKLYKAGGGLFLAAGIFFATVVVMYVIWVQVLDGLTVYIKHQKESLCEDFQIIVRYGWSFMVAPIGIFFSLLAGLLFLLIGRTVQLHST, encoded by the exons ATGAAGCTTAGTGTTGCCTTGTTTTTTGCAGGCTTTTTTGGTGCAGTTGGGgcagtgttttttcttttggccTTCGGTACGGATTATTGGCTGTTGGCTTCGGAAACATGTTCAGCTGCTGGGAAAAGAAACGATACTCCCAATACTGAACCCACTGag CGTGGTGATGGaatgatttcttcaaaagaaTTTCATACAACCTTCCACCATGAGGGATTTTTCTGGAGATGTAAATTCAGTGGGATGTTTTCCGAAGACGATATATGGAAGTTCTGGTTTA cTAACCAGCCATCAAGCAAGGTGTGTATGCATGCCTACCTAATGCCATTCCCAGTGTCACAGCAGACTCACAATGCCACTTCTTATGAAAATGCAATAA TTTATCGTGGATTCTGGAGTGTCTTCATGCTCATTGGTGTGACATCCATAGTGTTAGCAGGCTTCTTTATCATCTGCGGAGCTCCCTTTTCTAGTCATAAATTGTATAAGGCTGGAGGTGGACTTTTCCTAGCTGCTG gtatcTTCTTCGCCACAGTGGTTGTCATGTATGTCATCTGGGTTCAGGTACTGGATGGTCTTACTGTgtacatcaaacaccagaaagaATCATTATGCGAAGATTTCCAAATTATCGTCAGATATGGATGGTCCTTCATGGTCGCACCCATAGGAATATTCTTCTCTTTGTTGGCTGGattgctttttcttttaatagGTCGTACGGTTCAACTTCATAGCACTTAA